A stretch of the Corylus avellana chromosome ca6, CavTom2PMs-1.0 genome encodes the following:
- the LOC132183670 gene encoding GCN5-related N-acetyltransferase 10, chloroplastic — translation MAHLLANHHNIPRRWELQKCRTKLKDCGGGWTNIGGRQMVRVRGFMVQSSASSPEKVGSVGYLVNECGWKVRRLVEKADEMRMVAQVQAEAFHVPVALFNDFFFDFFQAEVLSGLAYKLRSSPPNRYACLVAEAMANVSDSQKELVGVVDVTVLRDQTVLDHLPPEAEEYLYVSGIAVLKAFRRQKIATVLLKACDVLSTVWGLEYLALRAYEDDLGARKLYTSAGYEVVSGDPPWLTTWIGRKRRVLMIKQCSLHT, via the exons ATGGCCCATTTGCTAGCAAACCACCACAATATTCCAAGAAGATGGGAGCTGCAGAAATGCAGGACAAAGTTGAAGGATTGCGGAGGGGGTTGGACAAATATTGGCGGCCGGCAAATGGTGAGAGTGAGAGGTTTTATGGTGCAGAGTTCGGCGTCGTCACCTGAGAAAGTGGGATCGGTTGGGTATTTGGTAAATGAGTGTGGGTGGAAGGTGAGAAGGTTGGTTGAGAAGGCAGATGAGATGAGGATGGTTGCTCAGGTTCAAGCTGAAGCATTTCATGTGCCTGTTGCTCTTTTCAATGATTTTTTCTTCGACTTCTTTCAG GCTGAAGTACTTTCTGGGCTTGCATACAAACTTAGGAGCTCACCTCCTAACAG ATACGCATGTTTGGTGGCTGAGGCAATGGCCAATGTTTCTGATTCACAAAAGGAACTTGTGGGTGTTGTGGATGTGACTGTGTTGAGAGACCAGACTGTGCTGGACCATCTCCCACCTGAAGCAGAAGAGTATCTTTACGTCTCTGGGATTGCCGTCTTGAAAGCTTTCAG GAGACAAAAAATAGCTACAGTGTTGCTAAAAGCCTGCGACGTGCTATCAACAGTGTGGGGTTTGGAGTATCTTGCCCTTCGGGCATATGAAGATGATTTGGGAGCACGCAAACTTTATACAAGTGCAGGGTATGAAGTTGTCTCAGGTGATCCCCCATGGTTGACCACGTGGATTGGAAGAAAACGACGTGTTCTTATGATTAAACAGTGTAGTCTACATACGTAA